The following is a genomic window from Daphnia magna isolate NIES linkage group LG4, ASM2063170v1.1, whole genome shotgun sequence.
GCACCGCCGGAATTGACCAAATCGGCCACCATGACCATGTTCTGATGGTGGTGACTGTCCTTGTTCTTCCTGCGCTTGTTGCCGCCACCGTTGCTGTtcgattgttgttgttgttgctgctgttgttgctgctgctgtgaCTGGACGGGGAAAACAATTCCGGCTGAATCGCTTCCGGCGGCAGCCACGGCTGCCGCTACGACGGCCGCCGCGGCCGCCGCGTTGGTGTCGGACGCGTGTCCGTCGTCATTGGCCTCACTGTCCGTCTCTCCGCCGGCCCTCTGTTGGGATTCCTGACACCGCATCACTTCACTCGTCTGCCACAGACGGGCAGCCGTCAAATAGTACTGGAGCACCGTCGAGAAGTTGGCGGCCATCTGCAAATGCGGCTGGACGTTGCCCCACTGTCCGACGCCGTCCATGTCGCCCTCGTCCGTCCCTGGGTCACTGGCCGGCTCCATGGCGTCCACCACCAGTCCTTTGGCCCGTTTGATGGGCGTCCCGCTCTCACGTTCCCTTTCACGTTGGCGACATTTGCTCTTGTCCAGGCTCAAGTCCAGTGGCTCGTCACTAATGTTCATCATATCGGCCACGTCGACGCAGTCGGACGCCATCCCGTCTCGCTCCTCTTCGCTACCGTCGTCGTAGTCGTCGTCGTCGCAACGATGTCGCTCACTTAAAACGAGTGGCTCGAACGGATGGCCGTCCCTTTCGCGCTCGATTTTGCAAATGCCGGAGGCGAGGCTGTTGGCCAGTGGCGCGCAATCAGCCGGATGAGTTTTCCAGCCGAGGATGTCGGCGATGGAATGACGCGACGCGGCCGCTGTTTGATGCCGGTCGGAGCACGGCGATGAATCACTTGCACGTCGTGTGGACGAATAGCGAACGTGATGACGACGATGATTGCGCTTACTGTTGGCAATGCTGGATGGAAGGGCAGCCACTGAGCCGGCACTCGACAGACACGATGCTCGCAGATTTAAAGCAGAAGATGCTCGGTCCGGCCGGCACCACGTCGTCATTGCTCATCAACGGCAACGGAACACCGGCCATGTGAGAATGAAAACTGCGCGAGTCGACAGCCGCGGAGCTTTCCCTTGTTTAATTCTTCTCGACGTTTTGCGGCCTTTGTTGAacaaccaaagaaaaagggtAACACagccaatttttgtttttttgtttctgtacacgcaaaattaaaaaaaaaaaaattaaatcaattaGAAATCAAATTGCAGTTTGAGATGAAATATTGAAATCGAATTGATAATAATATCGCAATAACGAAgcttatcatttttttaaattttcttttgattttctagAGACGGACAACAAAGGAGTTTGGCCGGCTATTGTTAATACAAGTGACGCATCGTTCATATTTGGTTGACTGTGCTTCGTTCGATGTGGGCGACGCGgagagaggagagagagagccgGATGGTGCGGTGTAATAGCAGCTCGTCTACCCTTCCTCCCCGCTTTCGTTATCTCATCAAAGTTATACACCAAATAAGGTCAGTACAGCAACCAAACAAAACCCGTTGGCTCTGCCCTTTTTGTCGTtgattaagttttttttttttttctttttttcttctttgcggGCTCGTACACGAAGAGTTGAGTCATCACAAATCATCAGACACATAACCCCCCCTGAAGGctccatccccccccccctttcatTCTCTACAATTTCAAGCCTCACTCACATGTCGCTGCATGATCGGTTTCCCATTTGACAGACGAACGAACAGAAAGATGTGGGTTAACGTACgtgcgtttttgttttgttttttttatttagtttgtTAAGAGATCATCTCCCCTATGTGACTATCAAATAGCCATTTCTCATAGGGAGCTCATTGCCCGGTTGCACGTCAAGTGGGAGGGGTTAGATCGTCTTCGCCgaataaaaatgtttgaaatgaaaaaagagagagtgaGCCCAACAATGATGTAGCGCTATCTAGCCATTGGGCTGATTAGGACTGTGTGTATGCGCGCGCGCCCCTTTTGCTGCTATCGATTCACGTCATACGGTACGCTGTTTTGTAGAGACAGCGAGtgagcaaaacaaaacaaaaatgacgtTGTGGCAAAGGACATTGTTTGACTGCATGGCTGCAAATTAGAAAGAAATTCGGCCGTCAATGATTGGGGGTGGGGGGTGGAATGCTTTTTGTATGCAAATGCGGAGTACAAGTGCTGATGTTATGCGTTCCTCCATTGAACTATTAGGATAATGACGGGGATTTCGATGAATTCAGATTTTTCAGTGTCGAGATCGTTGAATTTTGTGGGGGATTTGTTTACATATTTGCAAGTGCGTTTTCTTGGAACGAATGGGGCGGGAGCTGAGTAAAACGCGGAATTTCGAAAACGAATAGTGGAACGGTTTTGAAGCGTATCGCTTTTTGAAAAGACGGCAATCTTTCGTACGCAATTAGGTAGAAATTCGCTAGGCAAATGAAGTTTTCTAATCGATgaatgtcttttcttttttcttttttcaagttttcaaAGAAAACTTGGGTTCGTTGCTTGAACACGCACGCACACAAAGTGGGGATACTCTTTCTTGGCCGTGGCTTTTGTggcatgtgtgtgtgtgtgtgtgggtttacgtaacacacacacacacaaagcccaagcgaaaaagaaaacgtttcgAATTTCACGTTCGTCATTCCCTCCTGtccaattaaaaataacagttTTAGAATGGGTCctcccttcccccttttttttgttgtttcttagccaaaaaaaatgtcaaattctcccttttttttgtgtgtgtgtgtgtttgccaCGACTGGATCGCCAGCTGATTTTCGTGCGTGCGGGAccagccacacacacacactcaaaATGAATACGAAAACGGATGAAATGATAGAGCGTTCATGATGGTAATATTCACGAGTTTTAGGGGGTCTTGCAAGTGGGACGAGTGGGGAAAAGATGAGGGCCGGGTTTTCGATccttttttggatttttaggTGGGCGGGTGagatacaagaaaaaaagaagttggtCGTCAAACGAATCCGACGAATCGAAGAAAGAAACGTACGGGCCTTCAAGAAAAGGGACAAATTCTAACCGGTGGCTGTTTttattaattcatttttttttttttatcaattccggagaattttgtttaaatgcGTTTGATTAGTCGTTAGGAAGAGCGTGTGGTAGagttggtttgtttttttaaaagatatttGTGTCGTTGTTAGGCAACTTTTTCTGCTTTGTATTGCGGAACGATCGAATCTGATGATGGCTGGCGCGCGCTCTCTGACGGGCAAAAATAAAGTCTGCCATCGCGTTATGAATAAATAATTTCCAACACCCACAAGACGACGTCTGTCTCttgtataaatatacatttttccttttttttcctgcttaCGCGTATTATACGATCACGcaacccgttttttttttcttgaactgaccttaaaaaaaaaaaaaaatcaagaaacaaaagaaaaacgtcattttttcttctgatcTTTTGCAACGTTTTGTGgttgaaatttgaatttgaattctcTTGAGATTCAATtcattattaatatttttcttcttaatgAGA
Proteins encoded in this region:
- the LOC116921739 gene encoding homeobox protein Hox-B2a is translated as MTTWCRPDRASSALNLRASCLSSAGSVAALPSSIANSKRNHRRHHVRYSSTRRASDSSPCSDRHQTAAASRHSIADILGWKTHPADCAPLANSLASGICKIERERDGHPFEPLVLSERHRCDDDDYDDGSEEERDGMASDCVDVADMMNISDEPLDLSLDKSKCRQRERERESGTPIKRAKGLVVDAMEPASDPGTDEGDMDGVGQWGNVQPHLQMAANFSTVLQYYLTAARLWQTSEVMRCQESQQRAGGETDSEANDDGHASDTNAAAAAAVVAAAVAAAGSDSAGIVFPVQSQQQQQQQQQQQQSNSNGGGNKRRKNKDSHHHQNMVMVADLVNSGGADSANGQSRPRKTRTTFTGKQLFELERIFEQKKYLSSNERQEVARLLNVTGSQIKIWFQNRRTKWKKQDPNTAAELAQLKSASRSSQQGTSTSSSVAAAPKGKNGDDQPGSANANDDIASAGDNDEINSDDALSPPAPRSPSSV